In Spinacia oleracea cultivar Varoflay chromosome 5, BTI_SOV_V1, whole genome shotgun sequence, a single window of DNA contains:
- the LOC110774691 gene encoding calnexin homolog gives METRKRSKNQLVGLLLVACFAIQLCAADPIFYESFDETFEGRWIVSEKEEYNGVWKHSKSEGHEDYGLLVSEKARKYAIVKELEKPVELKGKTVVLQFETRLQNGLECGGAYLKYLRPQEAGWVSKEFDNESPYSIMFGPDKCGSTNKVHFILKHKNPKSGEYVEHHLKFTPSVPSDKLSHVYTAILTPENDVQILVDGEVKKKANLLLGDDFEPAIIPSKTIPDPEDKKPEDWDEREKIPDPNAVKPDDWDESAPMEIEDEEAEKPEGWLDDEPEEVDDPEASKPEDWDDEEDGEWEAPKIENPKCENAPGCGEWKRPMKANPAYKGKWYAPLIDNPSYKGVWKPQEIPNPNYFELETPDFEPIAAIGIEIWTMQDGILFDNVLIAGDEKTAESYRQTQWKPKFDAEKEKQKAEEAASTPDAISGIQKKVFDLLYKVADVPFLEPYQTKIHELIEKAETQPNITLGVLVSIVVVFFSVFLKLLFGGKKPAAVSAPASEPAAPEASTTKETSEEKEEDEKDETAAPRRRTRRET, from the exons ATGGAGACGCGTAAAAGGTCTAAGAATCAGTTAGTTGGATTGTTGCTTGTTGCATGCTTTGCAATTCAGCTCTGCGCTGCTGATCCT ATCTTTTACGAGTCGTTTGATGAGACGTTTGAAGGTCGATGGATCGTCTCTGAGAAAGAAGAATACAATG GTGTTTGGAAGCATTCGAAAAGCGAGGGACATGAAGATTATGGGCTTCTAGTCAGTGAGAAAGCAAGAAAGTATGCCATTGTGAAAGAACTTGAGAAACCTGTTGAATTAAAGGGGAAGACTGTTGTTCTCCAATTCGAAACTCGCCTCCAAAATGGGCTTGAATGTGGTGGTGCCTACTTGAAATATCTCCGTCCTCAGGAAGCTGGATGGGTGTCAAAGGAGTTTGATAATGAATCACCATATTCTATCATGTTTGGACCTGACAAATGTGGGTCCACAAACAAGGTTCACTTCATTCTAAAGCACAAGAACCCAAAGAGTGGAGAATATGTTGAACACCATCTTAAGTTTACACCATCTGTCCCATCTGATAAGTTGAGTCACGTGTACACTGCTATTTTGACCCCTGAGAACGATGTCCAGATCTTGGTTGATGGAGAGGTAAAGAAGAAGGCAAACCTCCTtttaggtgatgattttgaACCTGCTATCATCCCATCAAAGACTATCCCAGACCCAGAAGATAAGAAGCCCGAGGACTGGGATGAGAGGGAAAAGATTCCCGACCCAAATGCAGTTAAACCTGACGATTGGGATGAGAGTGCACCAATGGAAATTGAAGATGAAGAGGCTGAGAAACCCGAGGGATGGTTGGATGATGAACCAGAAGAAGTTGATGATCCCGAGGCATCAAAACCTGAAGACTGGGATGATGAAGAGGATGGTGAATGGGAGGCACCAAAGATTGAGAATCCCAAGTGTGAAAACGCACCCGGTTGTGGTGAATGGAAGAGGCCAATGAAGGCAAACCCTGCATACAAGGGGAAATGGTATGCCCCACTAATTGACAACCCAAGCTACAAGGGTGTTTGGAAGCCACAAGAAATTCCCAACCCTAATTACTTTGAGCTTGAAACTCCCGACTTTGAGCCAATTGCTGCCATTGGTATTGAGATATGGACCATGCAAGATGGCATTTTGTTTGACAACGTTTTGATCGCTGGTGATGAAAAGACAGCTGAATCATACAGGCAGACCCAGTGGAAGCCGAAGTTTGATGCAGAGAAAGAGAAACAAAAGGCTGAGGAAGCAGCTTCCACCCCAGATGCCATTTCAGGCATTCAG AAGAAGGTGTTTGATCTTTTGTACAAGGTTGCTGACGTCCCATTTTTGGAACCCTACCAAACTAAGATTCAT gAACTGATTGAGAAAGCAGAGACACAACCAAACATCACCCTTGGTGTCCTAGTTTCCATCGTCGTGGTCTTTTTCAGTGTTTTCTTGAAGCTACTTTTCGGTGGGAAGAAACCA GCTGCTGTGAGCGCCCCAGCAAGTGAACCTGCTGCTCCAGAGGCTTCCACCACCAAGGAAACCAGTGAGGAGAAGGAAGAGGACGAGAAGGATGAGACCGCTGCTCCTCGCCGTAGAACCAGGCGTGAGACCTAG